The following are encoded in a window of Mycobacterium decipiens genomic DNA:
- a CDS encoding acyl-CoA dehydrogenase → MSTDTPPAFDPYDPLGLDASLSNDEIAVRDTVRQFCTEHITPYVAGWFEAGDLPVARELAKQFGDLGLLGMHLHGYGCGGASAVHYGLACLELEAADSGIRSLVSVQGSLAMFAIANFGSEEHKQQWLPGMASGELVGCFGLTEPDVGSDPAAMKTRARRDGSDWVINGRKMWITNGSVADVAIVWAATDHGIRGFIVPTDAPGFSANTIHHKLSLRASITSELVLDDVRLPAEAMLPSATGLKAPLACLSEARYGIVWGAMGAARSAWQSALDYATQRTQFGRPIAGFQLTQAKLVDMAVELHKGLLLSLHLGRRKDGVGLRPEQVSFGKLNNTREAIKICRTARTILGGNGISLEYPVIRHMVNLESVLTYEGTPEMHQLVLGQAFTGLAAFR, encoded by the coding sequence ATGAGCACCGACACACCGCCCGCGTTCGACCCGTACGACCCGCTTGGGCTTGACGCGTCGCTGTCCAACGACGAGATCGCGGTGCGTGACACCGTCAGACAGTTCTGCACCGAGCACATCACCCCATACGTCGCCGGCTGGTTCGAGGCCGGTGACCTGCCGGTTGCGCGCGAACTGGCAAAGCAGTTCGGCGACCTCGGCCTGCTCGGAATGCATTTGCACGGCTACGGATGCGGCGGCGCGTCCGCCGTCCACTACGGCCTGGCTTGCCTGGAACTCGAAGCCGCCGACTCAGGCATCCGGTCGCTGGTGTCGGTGCAGGGTTCGCTGGCGATGTTCGCGATCGCGAACTTCGGTTCCGAAGAGCACAAGCAGCAGTGGCTTCCCGGTATGGCGAGCGGTGAGTTGGTCGGCTGCTTCGGATTGACCGAACCCGACGTCGGATCCGACCCCGCGGCGATGAAAACCCGGGCGCGGCGCGATGGTTCGGATTGGGTGATCAACGGCCGCAAGATGTGGATCACCAACGGCTCGGTCGCCGACGTCGCCATCGTGTGGGCGGCCACCGACCACGGGATCCGCGGATTCATCGTCCCCACCGATGCGCCCGGCTTTTCCGCCAACACCATCCACCACAAGCTGTCGCTGCGCGCGTCGATTACCAGCGAGCTGGTCCTCGACGATGTTCGGCTACCCGCCGAAGCGATGCTGCCCAGCGCGACCGGCCTCAAAGCGCCGCTGGCGTGCCTGTCGGAAGCACGCTACGGCATCGTCTGGGGCGCGATGGGTGCGGCGCGGTCGGCCTGGCAGTCCGCGCTCGATTACGCAACGCAGCGCACCCAATTCGGCCGTCCGATCGCGGGTTTTCAACTGACGCAGGCAAAACTCGTCGACATGGCGGTCGAGCTGCACAAGGGCCTATTGCTGTCGCTACACCTGGGGCGCCGCAAAGATGGTGTGGGCCTGCGGCCGGAGCAGGTCAGCTTCGGCAAGCTCAACAACACCCGGGAAGCGATCAAAATCTGCCGTACCGCTCGAACAATCCTGGGCGGCAACGGGATATCACTCGAATACCCGGTCATCCGGCACATGGTCAACCTGGAATCGGTACTGACCTATGAGGGCACACCCGAAATGCATCAGCTGGTCCTAGGCCAGGCCTTTACCGGCCTGGCCGCATTCCGCTGA
- a CDS encoding MBL fold metallo-hydrolase has protein sequence MAQQLKTSTELVQVTDIVHLARGHAVNWVLVTDDTGVMLIDAGYPGDREEVLASLNKLGYTPGDVRAILLTHAHIDHLGSAIWFASEHGTPVYCHADEVGHAKREYLEQVSILNVALRLWQPRWAVWGVHVVRSGGLIRDGIPTARPLTAEAAAELPGRPMAIFTPGHTNGHCSYLVDGVLASGDALITGHPLLRHRGPQLLPAVFSHSQQNCIRSLSALALLETEILAPGHGDLWRGPIREATEAALKLAGASA, from the coding sequence ATGGCCCAACAGTTGAAGACGTCGACTGAGCTTGTTCAGGTCACCGACATCGTGCACCTCGCCCGGGGCCACGCGGTCAACTGGGTGCTGGTCACCGATGACACCGGCGTCATGCTGATCGATGCCGGCTACCCCGGCGACCGGGAGGAGGTGCTGGCCTCGCTGAACAAGCTGGGTTACACGCCCGGCGACGTGCGCGCCATCCTGCTGACCCACGCGCACATCGACCACCTGGGCTCGGCGATCTGGTTCGCCAGCGAGCACGGCACGCCGGTCTACTGCCACGCCGACGAGGTCGGCCACGCCAAACGGGAATACCTGGAGCAGGTGTCGATTTTGAACGTCGCGCTGCGCCTCTGGCAGCCGCGCTGGGCGGTGTGGGGTGTGCACGTCGTCCGCAGCGGCGGCCTGATCCGCGACGGTATCCCGACCGCCCGGCCGTTGACCGCCGAAGCGGCCGCCGAGCTGCCCGGTCGCCCGATGGCGATCTTCACCCCGGGGCACACCAACGGGCACTGCTCGTATCTCGTCGACGGGGTGCTGGCCAGCGGCGACGCCTTGATCACCGGCCATCCCCTGTTGCGTCACCGCGGCCCGCAACTGCTGCCCGCGGTGTTCAGCCACAGCCAGCAGAACTGCATCCGCAGCCTGTCCGCGCTGGCCCTGCTGGAAACTGAGATCCTGGCACCCGGCCATGGCGATCTGTGGCGCGGCCCGATCCGCGAGGCGACCGAGGCGGCCCTGAAGCTAGCCGGCGCGTCGGCCTGA
- a CDS encoding NtaA/DmoA family FMN-dependent monooxygenase (This protein belongs to a clade of FMN-dependent monooxygenases, within a broader family of flavin-dependent oxidoreductases, the luciferase-like monooxygenase (LMM) family, some of whose members use coenzyme F420 rather than FMN.), whose translation MGADAVNRKPIHLAAHFPGVNNTTVWTDPSAGSQVEFESFVHLARTAERGLFDFFFLAEGLRLREHRGRIHDLDVVGRPDTFTVLAALAAVTDRIGLTGTINTTFNEPFEVARQFATLDHLSGGRAGWNVVTSSDAFTGANFRRGGFLDHGDRYRRAEEFLAVARQFWNSWAPDAVIADIDAGVYVDADRIRGVEHRGPQFDVRGFATLPAGPQGHPVLLQAGDSAEGRAFGARQADAVFTRHSSLADGQRYYADVKGRARSYGRDPDRLKVFPAATFVIGDTDAEAEDKARHIRYQQVSGATAIAMLEQVWGRDLSGYDPDGPLPDLDVTGDAGITQGLLRHADPVAMARRYRERAQAENLSIRELVIALTSRQQFVGTAAHIAAEIDRYVQADACDGFILVPHLTPHGLDEFVDLVVPLLQERGAFRTAYTGATLREHLGLAGSGRRAG comes from the coding sequence CTGGGGGCTGACGCCGTGAACCGCAAGCCGATTCATCTGGCCGCGCACTTTCCGGGGGTCAACAACACCACCGTGTGGACCGACCCCAGCGCCGGCAGTCAGGTCGAGTTCGAATCGTTCGTGCACCTCGCTCGCACCGCCGAGCGGGGGTTATTCGACTTCTTTTTCCTGGCCGAAGGTCTGCGGCTACGGGAGCACCGCGGCCGGATACACGACCTCGACGTGGTCGGCCGGCCGGACACCTTCACCGTGCTGGCCGCACTCGCGGCGGTCACCGACCGGATCGGCCTGACCGGCACCATCAATACCACCTTCAACGAACCATTCGAAGTGGCAAGGCAATTCGCCACGCTCGATCATCTGTCCGGCGGCCGAGCCGGCTGGAACGTGGTCACCTCGTCGGACGCTTTCACCGGCGCCAATTTCCGGAGGGGCGGCTTTCTCGACCATGGCGACCGCTATCGGCGCGCCGAGGAGTTCCTCGCCGTGGCCCGCCAGTTCTGGAACAGCTGGGCCCCGGACGCGGTGATTGCCGATATCGATGCCGGGGTCTATGTCGATGCGGACCGAATCCGGGGCGTCGAACACCGCGGTCCCCAGTTCGACGTGCGCGGGTTCGCGACGCTGCCCGCGGGGCCGCAGGGCCATCCGGTGCTGCTGCAGGCCGGCGACTCCGCGGAAGGCCGGGCGTTCGGTGCCCGGCAGGCCGATGCCGTGTTCACCCGGCACTCGTCGCTGGCGGACGGACAGCGTTACTACGCCGACGTGAAGGGCCGCGCCCGGTCATACGGTCGAGATCCGGACCGGCTCAAGGTATTTCCGGCGGCGACGTTCGTCATCGGTGACACTGACGCCGAGGCGGAGGACAAGGCGCGCCACATCCGCTACCAGCAGGTCAGCGGCGCGACCGCGATCGCGATGCTGGAACAGGTGTGGGGGCGCGACCTATCGGGCTACGACCCGGACGGGCCGCTGCCCGACCTCGACGTCACCGGCGATGCCGGGATCACCCAGGGTCTCCTACGCCACGCCGATCCGGTCGCGATGGCGCGTCGTTACCGTGAACGAGCCCAGGCGGAGAATCTGTCGATCCGTGAGCTGGTCATCGCCCTCACCAGCCGCCAGCAATTCGTCGGCACCGCCGCGCACATCGCGGCGGAGATCGACCGGTATGTCCAGGCCGATGCGTGCGACGGGTTCATCTTGGTGCCGCACCTGACACCGCACGGCCTGGACGAATTCGTCGACCTGGTGGTGCCGCTGTTGCAGGAGCGCGGCGCGTTCCGTACCGCCTACACCGGTGCGACGCTGCGCGAGCACCTGGGGCTGGCAGGGTCAGGCCGACGCGCCGGCTAG
- a CDS encoding DUF3054 domain-containing protein produces MRPRRGLKWLVWLAADVVAVLVFCAVGRRSHDEALNVTGVAATAWPFLTGAVIGWLVSRGWRQPTAVVPTGVVVWLCTVVVGMLLRKAGSAGVAASFVVVAATVTAVLLLGWRAVVGLMLRRRTDA; encoded by the coding sequence ATGCGACCGCGGCGCGGGCTGAAGTGGCTGGTCTGGCTAGCTGCGGACGTCGTGGCCGTACTGGTTTTCTGTGCAGTTGGCCGCCGCAGTCACGACGAAGCCCTCAATGTCACCGGCGTCGCGGCCACGGCATGGCCGTTTCTTACCGGCGCAGTCATCGGCTGGCTGGTGTCGCGGGGTTGGCGGCAGCCCACGGCCGTGGTCCCCACCGGCGTGGTTGTCTGGCTGTGCACGGTTGTGGTCGGCATGCTGCTACGCAAGGCCGGTTCGGCGGGCGTGGCGGCCAGTTTCGTCGTGGTTGCGGCGACGGTCACCGCGGTGCTGTTGCTGGGTTGGCGAGCGGTCGTCGGGCTGATGCTGCGGCGCCGCACGGACGCCTGA
- a CDS encoding LLM class flavin-dependent oxidoreductase, translated as MASQSAPAGPTDQLHLAVALDGYGWHPQAWRATPASGSAARSVLSGGYWADLAVSAERGLLDFLTIDDTLMPQPGRRERIDPRRLAGRADAVLVAARIAPGTRHIGLIPVATVTHTEPFNVSKSIATLDYVSHGRAGWQARVSVTTHEAALFGRRDGSLAPDTLFGEAAEYVEVVRRLWDSWEDDAVIRDVATGRYIDTEKLHYVDFTGRHFSVRGPSITPRPPQGQPVVAALAHAVPGYEFAAASADIVFITPTDQAAVCAILDEVRAAGGARLKVFSDVLVSFGGDSDFRSDALVFSGCATELVDMLLDWQRLGIDGARLRPAVNATDLPVIVGEVVPLLQRAGRFRTRYRDGETLRERLGLPVAPNRYAAVQR; from the coding sequence ATAGCTAGCCAGTCGGCCCCAGCGGGCCCCACCGATCAGTTGCACCTGGCCGTCGCTCTCGACGGGTATGGCTGGCACCCGCAGGCGTGGCGGGCCACGCCCGCGTCGGGCTCCGCCGCCCGGTCGGTGCTCAGCGGTGGCTACTGGGCCGACCTGGCGGTGAGCGCCGAGCGGGGTCTGCTCGACTTCCTGACCATCGATGACACCTTGATGCCGCAACCGGGGCGGCGCGAGCGGATCGATCCCCGGCGCCTGGCCGGCCGCGCTGACGCCGTGCTGGTCGCGGCCCGGATCGCCCCGGGGACCCGTCACATCGGGCTGATACCGGTGGCTACGGTCACCCACACCGAGCCGTTCAACGTTTCCAAATCCATTGCCACCCTTGACTATGTATCTCATGGCCGCGCGGGCTGGCAGGCACGGGTCAGCGTAACCACACATGAGGCGGCCCTGTTCGGCCGTCGGGACGGATCTCTGGCGCCCGACACCCTGTTCGGTGAGGCAGCGGAGTACGTCGAGGTGGTACGCAGGCTGTGGGACAGTTGGGAGGATGACGCGGTGATCCGTGACGTAGCCACCGGGCGCTACATCGACACGGAAAAGCTGCATTACGTCGACTTCACCGGAAGGCATTTCTCGGTCAGGGGTCCCTCGATCACGCCGCGCCCGCCGCAGGGCCAACCGGTGGTGGCGGCGTTGGCGCACGCCGTACCCGGTTATGAATTCGCGGCTGCCAGCGCCGACATCGTCTTCATCACGCCCACCGACCAGGCGGCGGTGTGTGCCATTCTCGACGAGGTGCGCGCGGCCGGCGGCGCCCGACTGAAAGTGTTTTCCGACGTGCTGGTGTCGTTCGGCGGCGACAGCGACTTCAGATCCGATGCGCTGGTATTCAGCGGCTGCGCAACGGAGTTAGTGGACATGCTGCTGGATTGGCAGCGCCTCGGCATCGACGGTGCCCGGCTACGACCGGCTGTGAACGCCACCGATCTTCCGGTGATTGTCGGCGAGGTGGTGCCGCTGTTGCAGCGTGCGGGGCGGTTCCGGACTCGCTATCGGGACGGCGAAACACTGCGCGAACGGCTCGGGCTGCCGGTGGCGCCCAACCGTTATGCGGCGGTTCAGCGGTGA
- a CDS encoding SAM-dependent methyltransferase, with amino-acid sequence MGRTDDDTWDPATGVGVTATFGALARAVATTKGLINDPFAEPLVRAAGVDYFIRVFEGDLDTAGGADNAVMTGLMDILATHSRFLDGFLADAGRAGIRQVVVLGSGLDTRPYRLWWPPGTTLYEIDQPSVIEFKTRVLRELGATPTAHRRALGIDLRQDWLTALLRAGFDAAQPTVWIAEGLLVGYLPPDAQNRLLQDVTTASAPGSRFAADHMPTWTPAQLEAGRAFIDRWRQVGLDVDLAGLTYSGEYRYLPEHLASHGWETVERNVVELFAVMGIPGRRRLRPRDLAITPRYVTATLGMRPVGGR; translated from the coding sequence ATGGGGCGCACCGACGACGACACCTGGGACCCGGCGACCGGCGTTGGTGTGACCGCGACGTTCGGTGCGCTCGCCAGGGCGGTGGCCACCACGAAAGGGCTGATCAACGATCCTTTCGCCGAGCCGTTGGTGCGCGCCGCGGGCGTGGACTACTTCATCCGGGTGTTCGAGGGCGATCTGGATACGGCAGGCGGCGCCGACAACGCCGTCATGACCGGGCTGATGGACATTCTTGCGACACACAGCCGGTTTCTGGACGGTTTCCTCGCCGACGCTGGGCGGGCAGGCATTCGTCAGGTGGTGGTGCTGGGGTCGGGTCTGGACACTCGGCCATATCGCCTGTGGTGGCCGCCCGGCACAACGCTGTATGAGATCGACCAGCCGAGCGTGATCGAGTTCAAGACACGTGTGTTGCGAGAGCTGGGCGCGACGCCGACCGCCCACCGCCGCGCTTTGGGTATCGATCTTCGACAGGATTGGCTGACGGCGCTGCTGCGGGCGGGTTTCGACGCTGCCCAACCGACCGTTTGGATCGCCGAGGGGCTGCTCGTGGGGTATCTTCCTCCGGACGCACAGAATCGGCTACTGCAAGATGTCACAACCGCGAGCGCCCCCGGTAGCCGGTTCGCCGCCGATCATATGCCCACCTGGACGCCAGCGCAGCTAGAAGCGGGGCGGGCGTTCATCGACCGCTGGCGCCAGGTCGGCCTGGACGTCGACCTGGCCGGACTGACCTACTCGGGCGAATACCGTTATCTCCCAGAACATCTGGCGTCCCACGGATGGGAGACAGTCGAGCGCAACGTTGTCGAGTTGTTCGCCGTCATGGGGATACCGGGGCGCCGGCGGCTGCGCCCCCGCGACTTGGCGATCACCCCTCGATATGTCACCGCAACGCTGGGAATGCGTCCGGTCGGTGGGCGTTAG
- a CDS encoding MbtH family protein, translated as MSVNSDDDNGGFYVLVNAEEQYSLWPAFAEVPQGWRAVYGVAERAACLDYVERHVTDMRPRTLRQAPDSRSTWLWSQVVIDTDFS; from the coding sequence GTGAGCGTCAATTCGGACGACGACAATGGCGGCTTCTATGTTTTGGTCAACGCCGAAGAACAATACAGTCTGTGGCCGGCCTTCGCCGAGGTCCCGCAGGGTTGGCGAGCGGTTTACGGCGTAGCCGAGCGCGCTGCATGTTTGGACTATGTCGAGCGGCACGTGACCGATATGCGGCCAAGGACCTTGCGGCAGGCCCCCGATAGTCGGTCCACCTGGCTTTGGAGCCAGGTGGTGATTGATACTGATTTCAGTTGA
- a CDS encoding amino acid adenylation domain-containing protein translates to MSVNSLDDDNDSFHVLANAEEQHVLCPGKAPTGGTRQMSANGVCVDVQTAQTHGVRSAAEQPVRSDAARRLSSASSLDGAAHSYLRQWGNAAVLAGAVPRATIPQLFSAQVARTPHAPALTYTDTTLTYHQLEQAADRLAHLLAAQGVGPGQVVALLFARSAHAVVAILAVLKTGAAYLPIDPAHPDTRIGFMIADADPAVALTTTDLRPQLDHYDLTVIDINGPAITTPTHPTPPTAEDIAYIIYTSGTTGTPKGVAITHQNVTQLLASLGDDLAGTRGKVWSQCHSHSFDFSVWEIWAALLHGGRLVVVPETVTRCPADLHQLLVAEHVNVLSQTPTAAAVLPPDGLESVTLVVGGEACPADLVDRWAPGRVMINAYGPTETMMCVSMSAPLAPQSGIPPIGSPVAGAALFVLDAKLQPVPAGVAGELYAAGAGVGYGYVRRAGLTAARFVACPFGGFGARMYRTGDVVCWGPDGQLDYVGRADQQVKIRGYRIEPAEIEALLAGIPGVDRAVVTARAGTTGDTRLVAYVTGSADVAGLRAQLADRLPPHMVPVAVVQLHAMPMTVNGKLDTDALPAPQYADTGQYRAPTTPTEEILAGIYAQVLGVGRVGVDESFFDLGGDSMLSIQVQERARAAGVTLTQRDILAEPTVAGAARLTTQPNASAADSGGELPSVLSLSTLLHETFGVDVPLSVIASPSSDLQTLAGYIEGRRKPGAGRPGFASVHGNHTKLHASDLTLDKFIDAPTLVAARDLPRSWGKARTVLLTGATGFLGRYLALEWLRRMDAVEGTLICLVRGKSDQDARRRLDNTFDGGDLELLHHYQELATDHLEVIAGDKGEPTLGMNQQTWQRLAESVDLIVDPAALVHHVLPYSQLFGPNVVGTAELIRLALTTRLKPYAYVSSGSVGDQVYPSVFTEDADIRLISPTRRVDDSYGNGYANSKWAGEVLLREATDQFDLPVTVFRCDMILADTTYSGQLNLPDVFTRLILSLVATGIAPGSFYQLDENGSRKRAHYDGLPVEFVAEAITTLGAQVADGLRTYHVMNPHDDGIGLDEYVDWLIDAGYPIQRIPDYGDWLQQFEARLVGLPEQQRQYSLLRLLDQHRKPTEPICGSVASAERFHAAVREAKIGPDSDIPQISAPVIIKYATNLQRLGLL, encoded by the coding sequence ATGAGCGTCAATTCACTTGACGACGACAACGACAGTTTCCATGTTTTGGCCAACGCCGAAGAACAGCACGTTCTGTGCCCGGGTAAGGCACCCACGGGCGGTACCAGGCAGATGTCGGCGAACGGCGTTTGCGTCGACGTTCAGACAGCTCAAACGCATGGCGTTCGCAGCGCCGCGGAGCAGCCGGTGCGAAGTGACGCTGCACGGCGGTTGTCGTCGGCGAGTTCGCTTGATGGGGCTGCACATTCGTACTTGCGGCAGTGGGGTAACGCCGCCGTGCTGGCCGGCGCGGTACCTAGGGCGACCATCCCGCAACTGTTTAGCGCACAAGTAGCCCGCACCCCCCACGCCCCCGCGCTGACCTACACCGACACCACCTTGACCTACCACCAACTCGAGCAAGCGGCCGACCGGCTCGCTCACTTGTTGGCAGCTCAGGGGGTAGGCCCCGGCCAGGTGGTAGCGCTGCTCTTTGCACGATCAGCCCACGCAGTCGTCGCGATCCTGGCGGTACTCAAGACAGGAGCCGCCTACCTACCCATCGACCCGGCACACCCCGACACCCGCATCGGGTTCATGATCGCCGACGCCGACCCGGCCGTGGCACTCACCACCACCGACCTACGCCCACAGCTGGACCACTACGACCTAACAGTCATCGATATCAACGGCCCCGCCATCACCACCCCAACACACCCCACCCCACCGACCGCCGAGGATATCGCTTACATCATCTACACCTCAGGCACCACCGGCACCCCCAAGGGTGTGGCGATCACCCACCAAAACGTCACCCAGCTCCTGGCGTCCCTAGGAGACGATCTGGCAGGTACCCGGGGAAAGGTGTGGAGTCAGTGCCACTCCCATAGCTTCGATTTCTCGGTGTGGGAGATCTGGGCAGCACTGCTGCACGGCGGACGGCTGGTGGTGGTGCCCGAAACGGTCACCCGCTGCCCGGCAGACCTGCACCAGCTATTGGTGGCCGAACACGTCAACGTGTTAAGTCAAACCCCCACAGCGGCCGCGGTTTTGCCACCGGATGGCTTGGAGTCGGTGACGTTGGTGGTTGGCGGTGAGGCGTGCCCGGCTGACCTTGTGGATCGGTGGGCACCCGGGCGGGTAATGATCAACGCCTACGGCCCCACCGAAACCATGATGTGTGTTTCCATGAGCGCCCCGTTGGCACCCCAGTCGGGGATCCCCCCGATCGGCTCGCCGGTGGCGGGGGCGGCGTTGTTTGTGTTGGACGCGAAATTGCAGCCGGTGCCGGCCGGTGTGGCCGGGGAGTTGTATGCGGCCGGGGCTGGGGTGGGGTATGGGTATGTGCGTCGAGCCGGGCTCACCGCGGCACGGTTTGTGGCCTGCCCATTCGGCGGGTTCGGGGCGCGGATGTATCGCACCGGGGATGTGGTGTGTTGGGGCCCTGATGGACAGCTGGACTATGTGGGCCGTGCCGATCAGCAGGTCAAGATCCGCGGGTACCGCATCGAACCCGCCGAGATCGAGGCGCTGTTGGCCGGGATTCCCGGCGTGGATCGGGCGGTGGTCACCGCCCGCGCGGGTACCACCGGTGACACACGCCTGGTGGCCTACGTGACCGGGTCCGCCGACGTCGCCGGATTACGCGCCCAGTTAGCGGACCGGCTGCCGCCGCATATGGTTCCAGTGGCGGTGGTGCAGCTGCATGCGATGCCGATGACGGTCAACGGCAAACTCGACACCGACGCGCTACCGGCTCCGCAGTACGCCGACACCGGTCAGTATCGGGCTCCGACCACCCCGACCGAGGAAATCTTGGCCGGCATCTACGCCCAAGTGTTGGGTGTAGGCCGCGTCGGTGTCGACGAGTCGTTCTTCGACCTGGGAGGCGACAGCATGTTGTCGATTCAGGTGCAGGAGCGCGCTCGTGCTGCCGGGGTCACCCTTACCCAGCGCGACATTCTTGCCGAGCCAACCGTGGCTGGTGCGGCTCGACTCACGACACAGCCCAATGCCAGCGCCGCCGACTCAGGTGGAGAATTGCCGTCGGTCCTGTCACTATCCACCCTGCTGCACGAGACATTTGGGGTAGATGTGCCGTTGAGCGTGATCGCGAGCCCGAGCAGCGATCTGCAGACACTGGCCGGCTATATCGAGGGACGGCGCAAGCCCGGCGCTGGAAGGCCCGGTTTTGCGTCCGTGCACGGCAACCACACCAAGCTGCACGCAAGTGACCTCACACTGGACAAGTTCATCGACGCCCCGACCCTTGTCGCCGCACGCGATCTGCCCCGGTCTTGGGGCAAGGCGCGCACGGTCCTGCTAACGGGGGCGACCGGCTTCCTCGGCCGGTATCTGGCTTTGGAATGGCTACGGCGGATGGACGCGGTCGAGGGCACGTTGATCTGCCTTGTCCGCGGCAAGTCCGATCAGGATGCGCGGCGACGGCTTGACAACACATTCGACGGCGGGGATCTAGAGCTGTTGCACCACTACCAGGAATTGGCCACGGACCATCTCGAGGTGATCGCCGGCGACAAGGGCGAACCCACCCTCGGCATGAATCAGCAAACCTGGCAGCGGCTGGCGGAGTCAGTCGATCTGATCGTCGACCCCGCAGCCCTGGTCCACCATGTGCTGCCCTACAGCCAACTGTTTGGCCCCAATGTAGTGGGCACAGCCGAACTGATTCGCCTTGCGCTGACCACCAGGCTCAAGCCCTACGCATACGTGTCATCCGGCAGCGTCGGCGACCAGGTTTATCCGTCAGTGTTCACCGAGGACGCCGACATTCGGCTCATCAGCCCCACCCGTAGGGTCGATGACAGCTACGGAAATGGCTATGCGAACAGCAAGTGGGCCGGCGAGGTCCTGCTACGGGAGGCCACCGACCAGTTTGACCTACCAGTCACGGTTTTCCGCTGCGACATGATCTTGGCCGACACCACATATTCCGGACAGCTCAACCTGCCGGATGTGTTTACCCGGCTGATTCTGAGCCTGGTGGCCACCGGCATCGCACCAGGCTCGTTCTACCAGCTCGACGAGAACGGCTCGCGGAAACGTGCCCACTACGACGGTCTTCCGGTGGAGTTTGTCGCCGAAGCGATCACCACCCTAGGTGCGCAAGTCGCCGACGGGTTGCGGACGTATCACGTGATGAACCCGCACGACGACGGCATCG
- the fgd gene encoding glucose-6-phosphate dehydrogenase (coenzyme-F420) — protein MAELKLGYKASAEQFAPRELVELAVAAEAHGMDSATVSDHFQPWRHQGGHAPFSLSWMTAVGERTNRLLLGTSVLTPTFRYNPAVIAQAFATMGCLYPNRVFLGVGTGEALNEIATGYEGVWPEFKERFARLRESVRLMRELWRGDRVDFDGEYYRLKGASIYDVPERGVPVYIAAGGPAVAKYAGRAGDGFICTSGKGEELYTEKLMPAVLAGAAAADRDPDGIDKMIEIKISYDPDPELALHNTRFWAPLSLTAEQKHSIDDPIEMEKAADALPIEQIAKRWIVASDPDEAVDKVGQYVTWGLNHLVFHAPGHDQRRFLELFQKDLAPRLRRLG, from the coding sequence GTGGCTGAACTGAAACTCGGATACAAGGCGTCCGCTGAACAATTCGCACCGCGCGAGCTTGTCGAGTTGGCCGTCGCGGCCGAAGCCCACGGCATGGATAGCGCCACCGTCAGCGACCATTTTCAGCCGTGGCGCCACCAGGGCGGGCATGCCCCGTTCTCGCTGTCCTGGATGACCGCTGTCGGCGAACGTACCAACCGGCTGCTGCTGGGCACGTCGGTGCTCACTCCCACCTTCCGCTACAACCCGGCCGTCATCGCTCAGGCCTTCGCCACCATGGGCTGCCTGTACCCGAACCGTGTCTTTCTCGGAGTGGGCACCGGTGAGGCGCTGAACGAGATCGCCACCGGATACGAAGGTGTCTGGCCGGAGTTCAAGGAGCGGTTCGCTCGGCTGCGCGAATCGGTGCGGCTGATGCGGGAGCTGTGGCGTGGTGACCGGGTCGATTTCGACGGCGAGTACTACCGGCTCAAGGGCGCCTCGATCTACGACGTGCCCGAGCGGGGCGTACCGGTCTACATCGCTGCCGGCGGTCCGGCGGTTGCCAAGTACGCCGGCCGCGCCGGCGACGGCTTCATCTGCACGTCCGGCAAGGGCGAGGAGCTCTACACCGAGAAGTTGATGCCCGCCGTGTTGGCGGGTGCCGCGGCGGCCGACCGCGACCCCGACGGCATCGACAAGATGATCGAAATCAAGATCTCCTACGACCCCGACCCCGAGCTGGCCCTGCACAACACCCGATTCTGGGCGCCGCTGTCGTTGACAGCCGAGCAAAAGCACAGCATCGACGACCCGATCGAAATGGAGAAGGCCGCCGACGCGCTGCCGATCGAGCAGATCGCCAAGCGCTGGATCGTGGCGTCGGACCCCGACGAAGCCGTCGACAAGGTCGGTCAGTATGTGACATGGGGCCTCAACCATTTGGTGTTCCACGCGCCCGGTCATGACCAGCGCCGGTTCCTCGAGCTGTTTCAGAAGGATCTCGCGCCCCGGCTGCGGCGACTGGGCTGA